In Candidatus Schekmanbacteria bacterium RIFCSPLOWO2_02_FULL_38_14, the sequence CGACGTTCCTTTGGGGGCTTTCTTGAGCGGAGGAATAGATTCAAGCTCAGTTGTCAGCTTAATGCAGGCAGCAGGCTCAACCACTGTAAAAACCTTCAGCATATTAATTAATGAAGAGGGATGGAATGAAGGTAAGTTCATAAAAATCGCAGAAGAACATTTTAAAACTGAACATCATGAATCTGTTATTGATTTAAATGTTCAGGAACTTTTGTCAAAAACCATCTGGTATAACGATGAACCCTTTGCAGACTCATCTTCCATGCCAACCTTCCTTGTCTCAAACCTTGCACAAACAAAAGTCAAGGTGGCACTTTCCGGAGACGGAGGCGATGAAAACCTGGCAGGATACCCGACCTATATTGCAGATAAAATGGCTTTGTGGATAAAATCCATTCCCGGTCTGAGTCATATCCTGTCACTGCTGCAAAAACCTGTCTCCTATCTGGTAGATAATCCAAAAATCCCAAGATTTATTGAGGGATTAAAACTCCCCCTTTCTCAGGCACACTGCTGGTGGAGGGTTTTGTTTACAGACGAGGAAAGAAAAAATTTATTTTCAGAAGATTTCAGCAGAAAATCTATAGATTACAACCCTTATTCACGATTTGAAACCTGTTTCAACAGCTGTGACGGTGACAGTTTTTTGAAAAAAGCCATGTACACTGATATAAAAACCTGGCTTGCTGATGACATCCTCAAAAAGGTTGACAGGGCAAGCATGGCTAATTCTCTTGAGGTTCGGGTCCCTTTTCTGGATTACAAGGTTGTGGAGTTCTGTGCTTCTGTCCCTGATGAGTTCAAGCTCAGTGGGTTTAAATCCAAATACCTCCTTAAAAAAGCCATGAATGGAAAAATTCCAGAACCAATAATCGCAAGAGCAAAAAGAGGGTTTCATTTGCCTGTGTCAAAATATTTAAAGACCCAGCTAAAGGATATGGCTTTAGCCTGTCTCTCAAAAAGCAATATTGAGCCACTCGGAATCCTCAACTATGACTATGTCAATTTGCTTTTATCAGAGCATATGAAAGGAGAAAGAGACCATGGAAAAAAAATATGGGCACTTCTCTGCTTTTCCCTCTGGCATGATATCTATTTCAGGAAAAGTTTAAATGAAAATCAGATTTGATATATTCTGGATACTACTGGTTCTGTTCATTCTCTTCAGGCTCTCTATTCTTTTCACCTCCATTGACCAGCTTTACAACTTTGAAGAGCTCTACCGTGGTGCAATTGCAAAAGAGGTTATTGATGGATTGTCGTTGCCTCTTTTTGACTACTTGTATACAGACTATGAAGGCGGTTCTCTTTTTGAGGGAATTCTTGCAATACCCTTTTTTCTGATTCTGGGACAAACATATTTTTCATTAAAGCTTGTTACATTCCTAATCTCTGTTTTAATTTTTTCTCTTTGGTACTATTTTTTAAATAACTTCTTTGGAAAAACTGAGGCAGTCTTGGCATCAATTTTAATCACCCTCTCTCCTCCGGCTTATACCAAGATATCTCTCACATCATGGGGAAATCATTTTGAGTCAAATCTTTTTGCAATAGTTATTATAATTTTATTCTATAAATATTTTTTTGCAGAAGCCTCTCTGAAATCTGGCAGAGAATCGGAAAAGGTATCTGGAAAAGGCTTTGTTTATTACTTTTCAGCAGGCGCAGTGGCAGGGGTTGGAATCTTTTTTTCCTACACTTTTTTCATACCGCTCGCAATATTCCTTTTTCTGTGGTTTGCCTGTGATAAAAAATTTATTTTAAAAAAACCATTCCTGATTTTTACAGCAGGCTTTCTTCTTGGATTCAGCCCCGGGATATATTTCAACATAACCCACAATTTTGTTGGATTTAATGTAAAAGGTGTTCCGATTTATGAGATTTTCTCAGAGAAAGCTTCATCAGGAGAAAGTTTTCTTAAAAAGTTTTACAGCATGATTACACTGTATCTTCCAAACTCCTTTTGCTTTAAAAATGCAGGCCCTGTATCAGGAAAAATAATCAATTATTCTTATTACTGTATTTTTTCTATTTCCTACCTGTCGCTTCTCTGGTTGAACCATAAAAAGGTTTATAATTTCTGCTTGTCTCTTTTTTCTTCAAATCATAAAAAAAATAACCCTGAAATAAACTCGCCGGTTCTGTTTATCCTCTTTCTTCCTGTAAGCTTCATATTAATATTATCTCTTGCACCATTCAAGATAGGAGTAATTCTCGATGATTATTTCTGGTACAGATATCTTACTTCCCTGTTTCAGTTTCAGATGATTATCATTTCCATTTTTATCTCTTATATTCTGAAAAAGGGAAATGAAAGCAGATTTAGAAGTTTTATTAA encodes:
- a CDS encoding asparagine synthase (glutamine-hydrolyzing), giving the protein MCGICGIINFRDESPVDSEILGKMMQAIIHRGPDDEGKFIENYAGLGIRRLSIIDIEGGHQPITNEDGTLVIVFNGEIYNFRELRQELINKCHKFKTFTDTEVILHLYEEKGENCLDFLNGMFAFCIWDRKNKKLFLARDRLGIKPFYYSLNSKGISFASELKSLIQNPLLSKKLNDEAITDYFALGYILSPKTVFRDINSLSPGHFLTVSNCVVKENSYWDLKFVDRKFSNENEILEEFLDVLSASVKRHMISDVPLGAFLSGGIDSSSVVSLMQAAGSTTVKTFSILINEEGWNEGKFIKIAEEHFKTEHHESVIDLNVQELLSKTIWYNDEPFADSSSMPTFLVSNLAQTKVKVALSGDGGDENLAGYPTYIADKMALWIKSIPGLSHILSLLQKPVSYLVDNPKIPRFIEGLKLPLSQAHCWWRVLFTDEERKNLFSEDFSRKSIDYNPYSRFETCFNSCDGDSFLKKAMYTDIKTWLADDILKKVDRASMANSLEVRVPFLDYKVVEFCASVPDEFKLSGFKSKYLLKKAMNGKIPEPIIARAKRGFHLPVSKYLKTQLKDMALACLSKSNIEPLGILNYDYVNLLLSEHMKGERDHGKKIWALLCFSLWHDIYFRKSLNENQI